A section of the Leptospira semungkisensis genome encodes:
- the nadB gene encoding L-aspartate oxidase: MPRIKTDFLVIGSGITGLFQALKLSTVGETVIVTKKSDYESNTNYAQGGIASVFAQGDKFEDHIKDTLESGAGLCDPEAVQILVEEGPALVKELLEFGVPFNMDPQGGFDLHREGGHGTNRIVHAHDRTGHEIEKTLLQVVKQNPNIRILEYHTVVDLITPHHLKKKGLVCFGAYVLSNHTGEVIPILAKKTIIASGGSGQVYSHTTNPKIATGDGVACAYRAGAEIRNMEFYQFHPTSLYHEKGDSFLISEAVRGSGAVLLTMDGEPFMKKYHPMGDLATRDIVARAIDAEMKKSGHPHVWLDISHKPAAEIKEAFPSIYAKCLELGIDITTDPIPVVPAAHFMCGGIATDLFGKTRIENLFAAGEAACTGVHGGNRLASNSLLECLVFSNRIAEEIKAHPPSFLPEHEQIPSWDKEGLVNTEEWVLISHDLSEIKNTMSNYVGIVRSNLRLERAKRRMDLIYAEVRDYYNRTIVTNPLLELRNLVLVAELIIRSALARQESRGLHYSTDYPENRSPSRHDTILINDLVHGDLQAPL; encoded by the coding sequence ATGCCAAGAATCAAAACCGATTTTTTAGTCATAGGAAGCGGTATTACCGGACTTTTCCAGGCCTTAAAACTTTCTACCGTCGGGGAGACGGTAATCGTCACTAAGAAATCAGACTACGAATCCAACACGAATTATGCCCAAGGCGGGATCGCCTCCGTATTCGCTCAGGGAGATAAATTCGAAGATCATATCAAGGACACTCTGGAATCCGGAGCAGGACTCTGTGATCCGGAAGCTGTTCAGATCCTGGTAGAAGAAGGTCCCGCTCTAGTGAAGGAGCTCTTGGAATTCGGAGTTCCCTTCAATATGGATCCTCAGGGAGGATTCGATCTACATAGAGAAGGTGGTCATGGCACAAATAGGATCGTGCATGCTCATGATCGCACTGGGCATGAGATAGAAAAGACCCTTCTACAAGTAGTAAAACAAAATCCGAATATTCGTATATTAGAATATCATACCGTAGTAGATCTAATCACTCCCCACCATTTAAAGAAGAAGGGACTGGTCTGCTTCGGCGCCTATGTTCTTTCTAATCATACCGGAGAAGTGATCCCTATTCTGGCAAAGAAGACGATTATTGCCAGCGGAGGATCCGGACAGGTATATTCCCATACCACGAATCCAAAGATTGCCACAGGAGATGGAGTCGCCTGTGCTTATAGGGCCGGGGCTGAGATTCGAAATATGGAATTCTACCAATTCCATCCTACTTCTCTTTATCATGAAAAGGGAGATTCCTTCCTGATCTCGGAAGCGGTACGAGGAAGTGGAGCGGTGCTACTCACCATGGACGGAGAACCGTTTATGAAAAAGTATCATCCTATGGGAGATCTCGCAACCAGAGATATAGTCGCTCGTGCAATCGACGCAGAGATGAAGAAGTCCGGACATCCGCATGTTTGGCTGGATATTTCACATAAGCCTGCAGCAGAGATTAAAGAAGCATTTCCTTCTATATATGCAAAATGCTTGGAGCTTGGAATAGATATCACTACGGATCCGATCCCGGTGGTACCTGCGGCCCATTTTATGTGTGGAGGGATTGCAACCGATCTATTCGGAAAGACAAGAATAGAGAATTTATTCGCTGCAGGAGAAGCTGCCTGCACAGGAGTGCATGGAGGCAATCGTTTAGCTTCCAATAGTCTTTTAGAATGCCTAGTCTTCTCCAATCGAATTGCAGAAGAGATCAAGGCTCATCCTCCCTCTTTTCTTCCGGAACATGAGCAGATTCCCTCCTGGGATAAAGAAGGCCTGGTCAATACGGAGGAATGGGTCCTCATATCTCACGATCTTTCCGAGATCAAGAACACAATGTCGAATTATGTGGGGATCGTTCGCTCCAATCTTCGTTTAGAAAGAGCAAAACGTAGAATGGATTTAATCTATGCAGAAGTACGGGATTACTACAATCGCACGATAGTCACAAATCCTCTATTAGAACTTCGTAATTTAGTTCTGGTAGCCGAACTGATCATTCGGTCCGCATTAGCAAGACAGGAAAGCAGAGGACTTCATTATTCTACGGATTATCCGGAGAATCGTTCTCCTTCTCGTCATGATACTATTTTGATCAACGATTTAGTTCATGGGGATCTGCAGGCTCCTTTATAA
- the lsa25 gene encoding surface adhesin Lsa25: MRVLYFVKLIAFLSVAVLGFVGCEEKIDHNRYGFAPEDNNQLIAGALFFENFTNNGDGSTTDSISGLTWKTCSQGQTFSGNASQYDCQGSSGTVINPGTYGAKQLQYCSVNLESCNTLGIPQTLTAGSGASSEAFDSCAADGTAGGGWRVATFIELKYLSSNSRNFMLLKFPNTMDDYYWSSTANEQDGSGKTARAVSFSLSNFGDDEDFTKITRYFVRCVR, from the coding sequence ATGAGAGTATTATATTTTGTTAAATTAATCGCCTTTCTATCCGTTGCAGTCCTTGGCTTCGTAGGTTGTGAGGAAAAGATAGATCATAACCGTTACGGTTTTGCTCCAGAAGATAATAATCAACTGATCGCAGGAGCCTTGTTCTTTGAGAACTTCACGAATAACGGAGATGGAAGCACGACAGACAGCATAAGCGGTCTGACCTGGAAGACCTGCTCCCAAGGGCAAACTTTCAGTGGCAATGCAAGCCAGTATGATTGCCAAGGTTCTTCCGGAACAGTGATCAACCCAGGCACGTATGGAGCAAAACAACTTCAATACTGCAGTGTGAACTTGGAATCTTGCAATACGTTGGGTATTCCTCAGACATTGACTGCAGGAAGTGGTGCTAGCTCGGAAGCATTTGATTCTTGTGCGGCAGATGGAACAGCAGGGGGAGGCTGGAGAGTCGCTACCTTCATAGAGTTGAAGTATTTAAGCTCAAACAGTCGTAACTTCATGCTATTGAAATTTCCGAACACGATGGATGATTACTATTGGTCTTCTACTGCGAATGAACAGGACGGAAGCGGTAAGACAGCTCGTGCAGTTTCCTTTTCTCTAAGCAACTTCGGAGATGATGAGGATTTCACCAAGATCACTCGTTACTTTGTTCGCTGCGTAAGATAG
- the omp85 gene encoding Omp85 family outer membrane protein, giving the protein MRIRGFHSLVLAACFTTAGIELKAQEGPPTPGCAKPAPRTNLPFPMDITKQLCSKDLAIKKEGWYPTGLPLLNSDPNEGIGYGVRVYAYNNGKKVDPLFDYTPYRTRFFAQYFNTNKNAQYHQLSLDMPFIGDTQWRLRADAFLTITPTTLYFGIGQDSMKTLNYTDRNQAGGQQYTNATYNDQAKNLSYYRPGGPQDPVNFGGNTYYGVPSQPGFVVTDKMYNRYQIQTPMVNLSTERSFFGGTVRLVTGLKVSQNIITTFDGKKAMGYDPLYGVGYGAEVPNGKTRLTQDEEAGKIKGYHGGYVNSLRLGLVYDTRDFEPDPNSGVFLEATYEKNSKSFGSDFNFQKYFAQGKFFWSPFPKTFDKLVLASRFGAGLSDGDVPFFEYRNMWGTEGLIGGLGGLRTIRGYKQDRFVGRMMGWGNLEIRWKFAQTSIGGEHFAFNLVPFFDFGRVWDDEHKVGLQGYKYSKGLGLRIAWNQATIIMIDYAKSREDEQLFVNFSHAF; this is encoded by the coding sequence ATGAGGATTAGAGGATTTCATTCGTTAGTATTAGCTGCTTGCTTTACCACAGCAGGAATCGAACTGAAAGCCCAAGAAGGACCTCCTACGCCTGGTTGTGCTAAGCCTGCCCCAAGAACGAATCTACCTTTTCCGATGGACATTACGAAACAACTTTGTTCCAAGGATTTGGCGATAAAGAAGGAAGGTTGGTATCCTACAGGTCTTCCTCTCTTGAATTCGGATCCGAATGAAGGGATTGGTTACGGAGTTAGGGTGTATGCTTACAATAATGGAAAGAAAGTAGATCCTCTTTTCGATTATACTCCGTATAGAACTCGATTCTTTGCTCAATATTTTAACACGAATAAGAACGCTCAGTATCACCAGTTAAGTTTGGACATGCCTTTTATAGGCGATACTCAATGGCGTTTGCGAGCAGATGCATTTTTAACGATTACTCCTACCACTCTGTATTTTGGAATTGGTCAGGATTCTATGAAGACCCTGAATTATACGGACAGGAACCAAGCTGGTGGCCAGCAATACACGAATGCTACGTACAATGACCAAGCAAAGAACCTGAGTTATTATAGACCGGGCGGGCCGCAGGATCCTGTTAACTTTGGTGGAAATACATACTACGGAGTTCCGAGCCAACCTGGCTTCGTGGTAACGGATAAAATGTACAACCGTTATCAAATACAAACTCCAATGGTCAATTTGAGTACGGAAAGGTCCTTCTTTGGGGGAACGGTTCGTTTGGTAACAGGTTTGAAGGTTTCTCAAAATATTATCACTACCTTCGATGGCAAAAAGGCCATGGGTTATGATCCTCTCTACGGAGTGGGTTATGGAGCAGAGGTCCCGAATGGAAAAACCCGTTTGACCCAAGACGAAGAAGCGGGTAAGATCAAAGGTTACCATGGAGGATATGTAAACTCACTTCGTTTGGGACTTGTATATGATACTCGGGACTTTGAACCGGATCCAAACAGCGGGGTTTTCTTAGAGGCAACGTACGAGAAGAATAGCAAGAGCTTTGGTTCTGACTTCAACTTTCAGAAATACTTTGCCCAAGGAAAATTCTTCTGGAGTCCGTTTCCGAAAACATTCGACAAGCTTGTGCTCGCCTCTCGATTCGGAGCTGGATTATCCGATGGTGACGTTCCCTTCTTCGAATATAGAAACATGTGGGGAACAGAAGGTTTGATCGGAGGACTCGGAGGTCTTCGTACTATACGAGGTTATAAGCAGGATCGATTCGTTGGTAGAATGATGGGCTGGGGTAACTTAGAGATCCGTTGGAAATTCGCACAAACCTCGATCGGAGGAGAGCATTTCGCATTCAATTTAGTTCCTTTCTTTGACTTCGGTAGAGTTTGGGACGACGAGCATAAGGTCGGACTGCAAGGATATAAATATTCGAAAGGGTTAGGACTAAGGATCGCATGGAACCAGGCAACCATCATCATGATCGACTATGCGAAGTCCAGAGAGGACGAGCAATTGTTCGTCAACTTCAGCCACGCGTTCTAA
- the lsa25 gene encoding surface adhesin Lsa25 → MRVLYFVKLIAFLSIAVLGFVGCEEKIDHNRYGFAPEDNNQLIAGALFFENFTNNGDGSTTDSISGLTWKTCSQGQTFSGNASQYDCQGSSGTVINPGTYGAKQLQYCSVNLESCNTLGIPQTLTAGGGASSEAFDSCAADGTAGGGWRVATFIELKYLSSNSRNFMLLKFPNTMDDYYWSSTANEQDGSGKTARAVSFSLSNFGDDEDFTKITRYFVRCVR, encoded by the coding sequence ATGAGAGTATTATATTTTGTTAAATTAATCGCCTTTCTATCCATTGCAGTCCTTGGCTTCGTAGGTTGTGAGGAAAAGATAGATCATAACCGTTATGGTTTTGCTCCAGAAGACAATAATCAACTGATAGCAGGAGCCTTGTTTTTCGAGAACTTCACGAATAATGGAGATGGAAGTACAACAGACAGCATAAGCGGCTTAACCTGGAAGACCTGCTCACAAGGTCAAACTTTCAGTGGCAATGCAAGCCAGTATGATTGCCAAGGTTCTTCCGGAACAGTGATCAATCCAGGCACGTATGGAGCGAAACAACTACAATACTGTAGTGTGAACTTAGAATCTTGCAATACCTTAGGTATTCCTCAGACATTAACTGCAGGGGGTGGTGCTAGTTCCGAAGCATTTGATTCTTGTGCAGCAGATGGAACAGCGGGAGGAGGCTGGAGAGTAGCTACCTTCATAGAATTGAAGTATCTAAGCTCAAACAGCCGTAACTTCATGCTACTGAAATTTCCGAATACAATGGATGATTACTATTGGTCTTCTACAGCCAACGAGCAGGACGGAAGTGGTAAGACAGCTCGAGCGGTTTCCTTTTCTCTAAGCAACTTTGGAGATGATGAGGATTTCACCAAGATCACTCGTTACTTCGTTCGCTGCGTGAGATAG
- the omp85 gene encoding Omp85 family outer membrane protein, whose amino-acid sequence MKHILHSIGVIAILAIISLQEASAQDVLAGCEKPPERKDLPFYVSPKRQLCKKDLDKKKEGWFPTGLPLLNSDPNTGVGYGVRVFAYNNGTKDDPFFEYTPYKFRIYAQYFNTTKHRQYQDIAFDAPYVFGTQWRLRGEGVYDANPNTLFFGIGESSLHTLSYQNRDQNGGQVYTNATFADQQKNLAYTRPGGPGDPVALGGGVYSGLQAQPGFNTTNALYNRYNIISPTANLSGERAYVGGTVRLVAGMRVSQNIIRTFDGTQTTGTDPLLGGLPVNSSGTAFNGTTKLTEDQNAGKILGYHGGAVNTLRLGLVYDTRDLEPDPNQGVFLEATYEKSAKTFGSNYDYSKYFAQGKFFWSPFPKVFDKLVLAGRGGFSLTDGDAPFFEYRNMWGTEGVISGLGGRTTLRGYKQDRFVGRSMGWGNIEVRWRFAQFTVLGQHFALNLVPFFDFGRVWDDEHKVGLKGYKYSKGAGLRIAWNQTTLIILDYAVSREDKQLFINFNHAF is encoded by the coding sequence ATGAAGCATATCCTCCATAGCATAGGGGTCATCGCTATATTGGCCATAATTTCTTTACAAGAAGCGTCTGCACAAGATGTGCTCGCTGGTTGTGAGAAGCCTCCAGAAAGAAAAGATCTTCCGTTTTACGTCAGCCCAAAAAGACAATTATGTAAGAAAGATTTAGATAAGAAGAAAGAAGGTTGGTTCCCAACTGGACTTCCTCTTTTGAACTCGGACCCGAATACCGGGGTAGGTTACGGTGTTCGCGTATTCGCTTATAATAACGGAACCAAAGATGATCCGTTTTTCGAATATACTCCGTACAAATTCAGGATCTATGCTCAGTATTTCAATACGACTAAGCATCGTCAGTACCAGGATATCGCCTTCGATGCTCCGTATGTTTTCGGAACTCAGTGGCGTTTGCGCGGGGAAGGCGTGTATGACGCAAACCCGAACACATTGTTCTTCGGAATCGGGGAGTCTTCTCTCCATACTCTGAGCTATCAGAACAGGGATCAGAATGGCGGTCAGGTTTACACTAACGCAACTTTTGCGGATCAGCAAAAGAACTTAGCGTATACTAGACCTGGGGGACCTGGGGATCCGGTCGCCTTAGGGGGAGGAGTCTATAGTGGGCTCCAAGCTCAACCAGGATTCAACACCACAAACGCATTATACAATCGTTATAATATCATTTCTCCTACTGCTAACTTAAGTGGAGAAAGAGCGTATGTAGGTGGAACTGTTCGTTTGGTAGCAGGGATGAGGGTTTCTCAAAACATCATCCGGACCTTTGACGGAACTCAGACCACAGGAACGGATCCTCTTTTAGGAGGACTTCCTGTGAACTCCAGTGGAACAGCGTTTAACGGTACTACCAAACTTACTGAAGACCAAAACGCAGGAAAGATTCTCGGATACCATGGAGGTGCAGTGAACACTCTCCGCTTGGGACTCGTATATGATACCCGAGATCTCGAGCCTGACCCGAACCAAGGGGTTTTCTTAGAGGCAACATACGAAAAATCGGCTAAGACCTTCGGATCGAATTACGATTATTCTAAGTATTTTGCCCAAGGAAAATTCTTCTGGAGTCCGTTTCCGAAAGTATTTGATAAGTTAGTTCTCGCAGGTCGCGGAGGTTTCTCTTTAACAGATGGAGATGCTCCTTTCTTCGAATATAGAAACATGTGGGGAACAGAAGGTGTGATCTCCGGTTTGGGAGGAAGAACAACATTAAGAGGTTATAAACAAGATCGTTTTGTTGGTCGCTCTATGGGCTGGGGTAATATCGAGGTGAGATGGCGATTCGCTCAGTTCACCGTTTTAGGTCAGCACTTCGCTCTGAATTTAGTTCCATTCTTTGACTTCGGTAGGGTTTGGGATGATGAGCATAAGGTCGGATTAAAAGGATATAAATACTCTAAGGGAGCAGGTTTGCGTATCGCTTGGAACCAAACTACTCTGATCATTTTGGATTATGCTGTTTCCAGAGAGGATAAGCAGCTGTTCATCAACTTTAACCACGCGTTCTAA
- a CDS encoding acetyl-CoA carboxylase biotin carboxyl carrier protein subunit: MNRTFRLRWKEKEYVLDLGETSSRLQDPENGWESLLTHYSWTREEDGSYSLPDGSVALLKSGKLYIHTKGKTFQFSIKGKESSNSETAQFEIKSPMPGKIIKMEVKPGDPVKKGQTLAVVEAMKMEHALKAGLDANVKEVHSQPGDIVSQDQLLVLLS; the protein is encoded by the coding sequence TTGAATCGTACATTCAGACTTCGCTGGAAAGAAAAGGAATACGTTTTGGATCTGGGAGAAACTTCTTCTAGATTGCAGGATCCTGAGAACGGATGGGAATCCTTACTCACTCATTATTCCTGGACGAGAGAAGAAGACGGATCTTATTCCTTACCGGACGGCTCTGTTGCTCTATTAAAAAGTGGTAAATTATATATTCATACCAAAGGAAAGACGTTTCAATTTTCCATCAAAGGAAAAGAGTCTTCTAATTCCGAAACTGCACAGTTCGAGATCAAGAGTCCTATGCCTGGCAAGATCATCAAAATGGAAGTAAAGCCGGGTGATCCGGTTAAGAAGGGCCAAACTCTCGCAGTCGTAGAAGCGATGAAGATGGAGCATGCCTTAAAGGCCGGATTAGACGCGAATGTAAAAGAAGTGCATTCCCAACCGGGAGATATAGTGTCGCAAGACCAGCTCTTGGTTCTACTTTCTTAA
- a CDS encoding acetyl-CoA carboxylase biotin carboxylase subunit — protein MIQKLLIANRGEISLRIQRTCKRLGIKTVAVYSDADKDAPFVKNADESYHIGGSEPSKSYLAIPNILKAIQATGADAVHPGYGFLSEKTEFAKALSQAKIAFLGPRPETVDLMGDKIRSRAAMEKAGVPVVPGYEGDSQEPSVLLKEAERIGFPVMIKASAGGGGKGMKRVFSKEEFLPSLESAQREAGNAFGDARVFLEKYIINPRHIEVQVFGDSSGNVIHLFERECSIQRRHQKVVEESPAPNLDPKIKQKICEVAVQAASSIGYLGAGTVEFILGEDGNFYFLEMNTRLQVEHPVTEAVTGFDLVEWQVRIAEGKTLTSLMGGKSLGQTGHAIEVRLYAEDPENEFLPSIGRIELAKFPDLQNLRVDSGVVTGSEVSLYYDPMLAKLIGYGKNREEARKNLIAGLEQTVVFGPITNVNYLKGILEHSEFASGHTNTHFLEKHKIEWEEAGEEKEALAKTASFLVSRTVKSSSVWEAVGPKGLWGEIL, from the coding sequence GTGATCCAGAAATTACTCATAGCAAATCGGGGAGAGATCTCTCTTCGCATCCAAAGAACCTGCAAGAGGTTAGGAATCAAGACTGTTGCCGTTTATTCGGACGCAGACAAGGACGCACCTTTCGTAAAGAATGCTGACGAGTCCTATCATATAGGAGGATCGGAACCCTCCAAATCTTATTTAGCTATTCCTAATATATTAAAAGCGATCCAAGCCACTGGAGCGGACGCAGTACATCCTGGGTATGGATTTCTTTCCGAGAAAACCGAATTTGCAAAAGCATTGTCCCAAGCGAAGATCGCATTCCTCGGACCAAGACCGGAAACAGTAGATCTCATGGGAGACAAGATCCGTTCCAGAGCCGCGATGGAAAAAGCAGGAGTACCTGTTGTTCCAGGATACGAAGGAGATTCTCAAGAACCTTCCGTGCTATTAAAGGAAGCGGAGAGGATCGGTTTTCCTGTGATGATCAAGGCGAGTGCCGGCGGAGGGGGAAAAGGAATGAAAAGGGTCTTCTCCAAAGAGGAGTTCCTTCCTTCCTTAGAATCTGCGCAGAGAGAAGCAGGAAATGCTTTCGGGGACGCGCGAGTCTTCTTAGAAAAGTATATTATAAATCCTAGACATATAGAAGTGCAGGTCTTCGGTGATTCTTCCGGAAATGTGATCCATCTTTTTGAGAGAGAATGTTCCATCCAGAGAAGACACCAAAAGGTAGTAGAAGAATCTCCTGCTCCAAATTTGGATCCAAAAATCAAACAGAAGATCTGTGAGGTGGCAGTGCAAGCTGCAAGTTCCATCGGATATCTGGGAGCCGGAACGGTAGAATTCATTTTAGGAGAAGATGGGAATTTCTACTTCTTGGAAATGAATACAAGGTTGCAGGTAGAACATCCTGTGACAGAAGCCGTGACTGGATTCGATTTGGTAGAATGGCAGGTCCGGATCGCAGAAGGAAAAACTCTTACGAGTCTTATGGGTGGAAAGTCACTTGGACAAACGGGACATGCGATCGAAGTCCGTCTGTATGCAGAGGATCCTGAAAATGAATTTTTACCTTCTATCGGAAGGATAGAACTCGCTAAATTCCCGGATCTCCAAAATCTAAGAGTGGATTCTGGAGTGGTCACCGGTTCTGAAGTATCTCTATATTACGATCCGATGCTTGCAAAGCTAATCGGATACGGAAAAAATAGAGAAGAGGCAAGAAAGAACCTGATCGCAGGACTGGAACAGACTGTAGTCTTTGGTCCGATCACTAACGTAAATTATTTAAAGGGAATATTAGAACATTCTGAATTTGCATCCGGACATACAAACACTCATTTCCTGGAAAAGCACAAGATAGAATGGGAAGAAGCCGGAGAAGAGAAAGAGGCACTCGCAAAGACTGCTTCCTTTTTAGTTTCAAGAACTGTTAAGTCTTCTTCCGTTTGGGAAGCGGTTGGTCCGAAAGGACTTTGGGGAGAAATTCTTTGA
- a CDS encoding lysophospholipid acyltransferase family protein gives MNPLKFMESRLGRFSKKYRNLVLRTYVVTLRLVLTVAFPNMVAGIFYAILGKREKQYKAFLKGSKTWGRAVIKMTKTELIIKNEIQVPETGHLIFLNHVNEIDFPYDCLVVNRPYLANQVIKKTLIAYWWMKAMGSQVFETSKATTIAVSVRNVIKGLSTNSYIVYPEGHNSYSEIIQPMQKGMIKLAFENKIPVVVILKSGITRYQTEPMHTKVGYKFIGRYEPWTYGTWEAFRDFLYKTMSQAKIDLDAEIGTVRETTTVGPK, from the coding sequence ATGAATCCACTCAAGTTTATGGAAAGCCGATTGGGCAGGTTTTCCAAGAAGTATCGTAACCTAGTATTACGCACCTATGTTGTAACATTGAGATTGGTCCTTACGGTGGCCTTTCCTAATATGGTTGCCGGGATCTTCTACGCGATTCTAGGAAAGAGGGAAAAGCAATACAAAGCCTTCTTAAAAGGTTCTAAAACTTGGGGACGCGCCGTGATCAAAATGACAAAGACGGAACTCATCATCAAGAATGAGATCCAAGTCCCAGAAACAGGACATTTGATCTTCTTGAACCATGTGAATGAGATCGATTTCCCTTACGATTGTCTGGTCGTGAATAGACCCTATCTTGCAAACCAAGTCATTAAGAAGACCTTAATCGCGTATTGGTGGATGAAAGCAATGGGATCTCAGGTGTTCGAAACATCTAAGGCGACCACTATTGCAGTCTCCGTTCGAAATGTGATTAAAGGATTATCCACTAATTCTTATATCGTGTATCCGGAAGGTCATAATTCTTATTCTGAGATCATTCAACCTATGCAAAAAGGAATGATCAAACTTGCATTCGAGAACAAGATTCCGGTAGTTGTGATCTTAAAATCCGGAATCACTCGTTACCAGACAGAACCGATGCATACAAAGGTTGGTTATAAATTCATCGGTAGATACGAGCCATGGACCTATGGGACTTGGGAGGCGTTCAGGGACTTTCTCTACAAGACAATGAGCCAGGCCAAAATAGATCTGGACGCAGAGATCGGAACCGTTAGAGAAACTACTACAGTCGGTCCAAAGTGA
- a CDS encoding LIC11274 family protein, producing the protein MKKLLVFMIAMLVAPALLHGEAVSMKSYKKRIELLTYLRSIEPIVKNYPGDVKQAGGGAQNQAQGDGDRLIKYKELKRLYQEGLLYFFEGNHVNSYRRFLEAQLGMELLLEEMSQAYVERTEEILKTAIEKKNPNSPMDKALVDISVEYGKTSYIRADIKENREAPFTRRMYNPREFHYVVNKYTIEKNMELGYQFLGEAKEARNNALKIEKHLEKHQKLQPEHRKHRIEMYLGAINLCRDARSNAMNIFKLKYPYDNYYLQRSDAKTEEVRNELGEITPGEVVSIEGVTYDFSTNPLVRADAKMSPIFDKRIPDDYRRDAVDILGRVYDDEVDNKLYLRWDADTRKKLLGDKVPPGSKKAKQNAQQPSNK; encoded by the coding sequence ATGAAGAAACTTCTCGTTTTCATGATTGCGATGTTAGTCGCACCCGCTCTATTACACGGCGAAGCCGTGTCTATGAAATCGTATAAGAAGCGGATAGAGTTATTAACCTATTTGAGATCGATAGAGCCTATCGTAAAAAATTATCCCGGCGATGTAAAACAAGCCGGAGGTGGGGCCCAGAACCAAGCACAGGGAGATGGGGATAGACTCATAAAATATAAGGAGCTAAAAAGACTCTACCAAGAAGGATTATTGTACTTCTTCGAAGGGAATCATGTGAATTCCTATCGCAGATTCTTAGAGGCTCAGTTGGGAATGGAACTTCTTCTGGAAGAAATGTCCCAAGCTTACGTCGAGCGTACTGAAGAAATCTTAAAGACCGCAATCGAGAAGAAGAATCCGAATAGCCCTATGGACAAGGCGCTCGTGGATATCTCTGTCGAATACGGAAAGACTAGTTATATTCGTGCGGATATCAAAGAAAATCGTGAGGCTCCATTCACTCGTAGGATGTACAATCCTAGAGAATTCCATTACGTGGTGAATAAGTACACCATCGAAAAGAATATGGAACTAGGATATCAGTTCTTAGGAGAAGCTAAGGAAGCTAGAAATAACGCACTCAAGATCGAAAAGCATTTGGAAAAACACCAGAAGCTTCAACCTGAGCATAGAAAGCATCGCATCGAAATGTATTTGGGAGCGATCAATCTTTGCAGGGATGCAAGATCCAACGCAATGAACATCTTCAAGCTGAAGTATCCTTATGATAATTACTATCTGCAAAGATCCGATGCTAAGACCGAAGAGGTGAGAAACGAATTGGGAGAGATCACTCCTGGAGAAGTAGTTTCTATAGAAGGAGTCACTTACGATTTCTCTACGAACCCTTTGGTAAGAGCGGATGCTAAGATGAGTCCGATATTCGATAAGAGAATTCCGGATGATTATCGCAGAGACGCAGTGGATATCCTCGGAAGAGTTTATGACGACGAGGTCGATAACAAACTCTATCTTCGTTGGGATGCAGACACTCGTAAAAAACTTCTGGGAGATAAAGTCCCTCCAGGCAGTAAGAAAGCGAAGCAAAACGCGCAGCAACCTAGCAACAAATAA
- a CDS encoding DUF2225 domain-containing protein has protein sequence MTATALAQGKKISFRNKEDTVCPICNEVHQRESMFQGGGRLIAGKLTQELRRLYEKNKKFGRVSPNDYVLNVCPRCLYTSFPKDWSSMDADELAKLRESAEVRRKNIELIMGPVDFYQERNLILGAASYLLAIECYQSRKVTVAPTPKKAVCAVRGAWYFDDVNTEFPGMGYDKVRDLLYQKSAGWYTDTMEIMQSGSEPVDAASYLLGPDTDKNWGFDGVIYLSAYLTMKFKEELSTDQASKLNLLIRAKRTLSRLYGSGKASKSKPSVIIDMAKELYDEYNKIIEEMGGEK, from the coding sequence ATGACAGCAACTGCATTAGCCCAAGGCAAAAAAATCTCCTTCCGAAACAAAGAAGATACCGTTTGTCCAATCTGCAACGAAGTGCACCAAAGGGAGAGCATGTTCCAGGGCGGGGGAAGGCTGATCGCAGGCAAGCTCACCCAGGAATTACGTCGCCTTTACGAGAAAAACAAGAAATTCGGACGGGTTTCGCCGAACGATTACGTTCTGAATGTTTGCCCTCGTTGTCTTTATACCAGTTTTCCTAAGGACTGGAGCAGCATGGATGCGGATGAACTCGCAAAACTCCGAGAGTCCGCAGAGGTCCGTCGCAAGAATATAGAGCTCATCATGGGACCGGTCGACTTCTACCAAGAAAGAAACCTGATCCTCGGAGCCGCTTCCTATCTTTTAGCCATTGAATGTTACCAAAGCCGCAAGGTCACTGTGGCCCCTACTCCTAAAAAGGCAGTCTGTGCAGTGCGTGGCGCCTGGTACTTCGATGATGTGAATACCGAATTTCCGGGCATGGGTTACGATAAGGTACGGGATCTTCTCTACCAAAAATCGGCAGGCTGGTACACGGATACAATGGAAATCATGCAGTCCGGATCCGAACCAGTGGATGCAGCTTCTTATCTATTGGGTCCTGATACGGACAAGAACTGGGGATTTGACGGAGTCATTTATCTTTCCGCTTATCTTACTATGAAGTTCAAGGAAGAATTGTCCACAGACCAAGCTTCTAAATTGAATCTTCTCATTCGAGCAAAACGAACTCTTTCCAGATTGTATGGATCAGGAAAGGCTTCCAAGTCCAAACCTTCCGTCATTATCGATATGGCCAAAGAACTCTACGATGAATATAATAAGATCATCGAAGAGATGGGCGGAGAAAAATAA